Below is a genomic region from Mucilaginibacter auburnensis.
GGGTATTCGTCACTTTCACCGTAATACTCTAAAGTTGTATTGTCTTCATGGCGCAGCATTAAACCATCTGTGTAAGTTCCGTTTTCACCATGGCGGGTTTCATGAGCAATATGAGCAAAAAAAGCCGCCAGTTCTTTTTTATTAATAAGTGGGTCAGATGCAGTGCAAAAATCGCCGTAATCAACAGTAAAAATGCTATCGGGTTTTACTTTGGCCCACGGCTCCTCCCAGTCAACATCTTGTCGCACTATTGAGTTTATACCCGCCGCCTTATCCGTTCTGATGATCTGATAAACAGACAAGGCCCTGCGCGACACTTTTACTTTTATGTTGCCTAACTCGCGCACTGCCTGAATAAATGCGGCATAGGTATAAAACTTATCGCGTTGCGGAAATAGCTCATTAAACTGTTGCTCGGTTAGCAGATCAAATTGCTTTTGTGTTACAGGATTATTAGCTTCTGCTGCTTCTTGTTGCCCTTTGGTAGTTCCGCATTTAAAACTTAGCAAAGTTACTGTACAAATTACGGCGGATAGCAATATGTGGGAAAATGCGGAGCGTTTCATAATAATCAATCAAGCGTAAAAATAGCTTTGTTTAATACACCAATAAAATATTACAGCAAATATTAATTAAGTTTAGCCGTATCATTTAAAGCTATGAAGATATATACCAAAACGGGCGATAAAGGTTTTACCTCACTTATAGGAGGCACACGTGTTGCCAAGCATAACATTAGAATAGAGAGCTACGGTACTGTTGACGAACTGAATGCCTGGATAGGTCTGATAGCCGACCAGCAGATAGCAGAAAATCATCAGGAAATTTTAAAACAAATACAGGAAACGCTGTTTATAATAGGTGCTAATTTAGCTGCAGATCCCGAACGTTCTAAAATGACGTTGCCGGAGTTGACGGCAACGGATATACAACTGCTGGAGGAAACAATTGACAGCATGGATAATGAATTGCCACAGTTAACGCATTTTATTTTGCCGGGAGGTAACACCACTGTATCATACACGCATTTGGCGCGTTGCGTTTGCCGCAGAGCTGAACGAATTGTTACCCATTTGGCGGAGGAAAGTAAGGTTAACGAATTGATTATTATTTACCTTAACAGATTGAGTGACTACCTGTTTGTGCTGGGGCGCAAGCTGGCAAGCGAATTAAATATAGCTGAAAATCAATGGATTCCGAGCGCAAAAAAAAATAAAAAAATATATTGATAAACGATTTAAAAATATTATACTTTTGCGAAAATTGAACTTAAATCAATAAACTAAAATATAGATAGAATATGTACTGGACACTTGAATTAGCATCTCACCTGGAGGATGCACCATGGCCTGCCACAAAAGACGAATTAATTGACTACGCTATACGTTCAGGCGCTCCTGTAGAGGTTATTGAGAACCTGCAGGCTTTAGAGGATGATGGCGAGCCTTACGAGAATATTGAAGAAATATGGCCTGATTACCCTACAAAAGATGACTTCTTTTTTAACGAAGACGAATATTAAATATCATATTCGATATAGAAAAAGCTGCTTAGATACAATTTAAGCAGCTTTTTTTATTTGACAGGCGTGTTTGGAACAATTTTGGAGTTGTGCAGAATATTATTCACACATCTAAAACTTAGAAAACATGAGAGGTTTATTGTACATTATTGCTGTAATACTGGTTATTGGCTGGGCACTTGGATTTTTTGTTTACTCTGCCGGAGGTATTATACATACATTGCTTGTTATAGCTATCATTGCGTTAATTTTAGGAGTTATCCGCAGGGCTTAGCTCTTTTGAGAAGTGAGAATTAAGAGATAAGAATTAAGATATTTACAGTAATTCTTATCTCTTGATTCTTGTCTCTTGAGTCTTAACCCTCAACCCTAAATCAGTTTATACATCTTCCCAGGCAACGACCGTATATAACCCTGCATCTCCATATTTAACAGGTTCATTGCTATTTGACTAACCGGCTTATTTATTTTAATACTTAGATCGTCAATGGCAACGGGTGTTTTATGTTGCTGCAAAAGGTTAAATATATCTTGCTCATCTGCCGATAGGTCAAATGGCAACATAAACTGTTCTACCGGCTTGCTATCTTCCGTTCGCTCCCATCCCATGCTGAATGCCAGATCGGCAGCGCAGGTTAATAAGCCGGCTTTGTTGTGACGTATTAAAAAATTACACCCTTCGCTATATACATCGTCTATTCTACCCGGAAAGGCAAAAACATCTCGATTGTAGGAGTTAGCAATTTCTGCCGTTATCAAAGCTCCTCCTTTTATACCTGCTTCAATAACAACAGTAGCATCAGCCATGCCTGCAACTATACGGTTACGCTGCGGAAAATTCTCTCTATCCGGTTTCGTTCCGGATGGGTATTCGCTCAACAAACCGCCATTCTCTAACATCTTATCAGCAGTTGACCGATTTGCCGCAGGGTATAATCTGTCTAACCCATGGCCCACCACACCAATAGTGGGCACATTGTGCTTAAGGCACTCCTTGTGTGCAGCCACATCGACCCCCAGCGCAAGCCCACTAATAATAAGTACATCATATTGCCGCAATTCTTCTACCAATTGGCGGCACAAATCTCTGCCATATTCTGTAATGTTGCGGGTGCCAACTATGCTAACCACGCGCGCATTATTGAAATTTGCTTTACCCTTACTATAAAGCAGTACAGGGCTGTCTACACAGTTTTTTAAGCGCTTTGGATACCTGGCATCTGTATAAAATATCACCTCAATATCTTGTTTTTCAACAAAACGCATTTCGACTTCTGCTTTTCTCAAAGCCTCGTCAATATTTAGCGCGGCTACGGTCTTCTCGCCTATCCCCGGCACTTTAAGTAATTTTTTAACCGGAATTGTAAATATGGTTTCTGCGTCGCCAAAATAACTCATCAGCGCTTTTGCCGAAGCGGGACCTATATTGTTTAAAAATGTTAATGCTATTTGATGTACTTGCGACATGATTTTTTTATGCGCAGGTAGGTGTTCACACCTGCATGATTGCAAAATATACCAAGATGCTGATGTTTGCAAATATTTTTAGCATTTACATTGGATACGCCATACCCTACCCGCGCATTCCTGTCAAAATTTCTGCTCTGAAAAAAAAACTATAAAAATAGTTTGTGAACTACAAAAATAGTTTTACCTTGGCATAACTATAAAAATAGTTTGCAAATGACAATTAAAGAACTAACCAAAGCAGAAGAGCAGATAATGCAGATACTTTGGCAATTAGGTGAAGGTATTGTAAAAGATATATTGGAACAAATGGACGAGCCTAAGCCTGCTTATAATACCGTTTCTACCGTAGTAAGAGTGCTGGAAGGTAAAGGATTTATAAGCCATAAAGTGTACGGCAATTCGCATGTGTACTTTCCGCTGGTAACGGAGGCGGCATACAAAAAGTTCACTTTTGATAAGATGATGAACAATTATTTCAGCAACTCCTATCAAAGTTTAGTATCGTTTATTGCCAACGAGAAGAAGCTGGATGTAAACCAACTGGACGAATTGACCCAACTGATTGAGGACCTTAAAAAGAAGAAAAAATGAACTGGCTGTATTACCTGGCAGAAGCTAACTTATACTTATGTGTATTTTATTTGGCCTACTGCATTTTTTTCTCTAAAGAAACTCATTATCAACTTAACAGGTTTTATTTACTGTTTAGTTGTTTAGCTGCATTTGTTTTGCCGCTTGTACAGGTCAATGCGTTGAAGCCGCCGGTTGTGCAAAAAGTACAGGTATTTGATTACACTGCCCTTCCAACAACTGAATCGGTAGCAATTATAAAGCCGGTTGAGCCCGCTAAGCCTATATTAAGCAGTTTAACATTTGATAACTTCCTGATGGCAGCTTATGTAGCAGGTGCGCTAATAGTATTAGTTATTTTAATTGTTAAGTTGTATAGCATTTTCAAACTCACCCACCATAAAAAAGCAACCTATGGCAACTATAATGTAGTTTATCTTGATGATACAGAAACTGCCTTTTCCTTTTTTAACTATCTGTTTGTAGGAACAACAGCTGCAGGAACCGATACTATTATAACGCATGAGATGGTACATATCCGCCAAAGGCATTCTGCCGATATTATGTTTTTGGAGTTGATCAAAGTGATGTGTTGGTTTAATCCGGTGGTGTACTTGCTACAAAATAGTTTAAAAACCATACATGAATATATAGCGGACGAAAAAGCCGCAGCTGCCGACGAAGATACCATTGCTTACTCAACCTTTTTGCTCAATAATGCCTATGGCACAGGCGGTTTATCTATCACACATTCCTTCTTCAATTATAACCTTTTAAAAAAGAGAATCATTATGTTAAATCAACAACGCTCGGGTAATTTAGCCAGGCTAAAGTACCTTATCACATTGCCCGCATGCGCGGGTATGCTCTGCGCCTCAACTCTGGCATTCAGTAAAACTTATGGCTGGCATATTGGCAAAATGCGCGTTGAGACAGAGACTAACGGAAATTTAATTAATCTTCATGCTGATACCCTAAAAACAAAAAAGGGGTATAAGTACAGCGAAACCATTTATACAAAAGATGGCGTTAAGCGAGCGACAGTTACTTTTTATGAAGATGGAGGAAAAAAAACAAGTTTCAATTCTGCACCAATGTCACCTGCTACCGCCAATTTATTAATAGGCAAATATGGATACATGTTTCCAAATGGAACCATGCCTCCGCCACCGCCGGCCCCTCGTGAAAAGGTTGGAAAGATAAAATTTCCGCCACCGGTTTTAAAAGACAAAAACGGAAAACTATTACCTATGAAACCTATGCCAAAGGTTGACCAGGTTAAGTTTCCGCCGCCACCAACAGGCAACTTAAAAACCAGCAGTACCGGCTACCAGTATGAAGAAACTGGTTATTTGGTTAGAAAAACGCAAAACTACAGAGTTATTATACATGAAAAGGACGGCGAACAAAAGGAATACTATAAAAGCACTGCTAAAAAAGCCGATCTGAAATTGCTGAAAGAAAAGTATGGCTATGTTTTTCCGGATATGCAACTCTACGATCAACTTCCCCCGCCGCCACCATCTGCACCTGAAAACAATTAAACATAATTTGATGAAACGAAATCATATTTTACGGATCGGCACACTTATAGTTTCATTAGGAGTGCAAAACGGCTATTCACAAAAGCTTCCGAATATTCAAAAAGAAAGTGTGGTTGCACCCGTTAATATAAAAGTTGATGGCAAAGCAACCGAGTGGGATAGTAATTTTAAGGCCCAAAACAGCGCAACCGAACTACTTTATACGTTAAGTAACGATAATAACAATCTGTACCTGATTGTACAAACTAAATACCGTGATGTAATTGATAAGATAATGCGCGGTGGTATTACGTTAAATGTATACCCGACGTTAAACAAGAAAAGCGAGAACCATGTGTCTGTTACCTACCCTTGGTTAGATGGACCCGAAATGTCAAAATTAACGGGGTTATTGGCCGTCAAAAATTATCCTGAATCAAATAGAGAATCTGAAGCAGTAACAGTTGATGACCTGAACAAAGCGTTTAAAGAAAGATCAAAACTTATTGCTGTAGCGGGCTTCTCTTCTGTTAATGAACCTGAAATATCAGTTTATAATGATGCAGGCATTCAAGCTGCTGCAAATTTTGTTGATGAGTATTACACCTGCGAGTTAGCTGTTCCATTAAAATATTTGCTGTTGCCTGACAAAGGAAGCAAACCCTTTGCCTACCAAATAAAGGTGAACGAACCACGGCCGATAACGCCGAAATATGACGGCAGTGGAACACCACCACCGCCGCCACCGCCTATGCTAAAAACAGCAGTAGCCGCAACTGATTTTTGGGGAGAATACACACTTGCCGGTAAATAGCTTTATGAGTTTACGTATGTTAGGAGTATAGATTACGGGCTACCCATTCCCTGTTCCGTACAACAAATTGCCAATTATGTTGTTATTATTATATTGCTAACGTTTAAAACAATACGGCCATGCATTTATCTCATAAAAAAAGCTTTAAAAAAGTCACCAAGTATATTTTAGCAGGTGCTTTAACTTTTGGCTTATCGCACATTAGTGCATCGGTGTTAGCGCAAAGTGCGCCACCGCCACCACCACCGCCAGATAAAGTATTAAAACAGGCAGGCGATGGATTAAAGAAGATCAATCCGTTTAAAAAGAGAAGAAAAGCTCCCGCACCACCGGCTGCGCCTGCGGGAGCTCCGGCACGTCCGGGAGGTGCCCCGCCACCGCCGCCAAACCCATTAAATTTATTTAAAAAAGGTGGAGGCGCTCCACCCGCACCACCGAAACCACCGGGTGCAAGGTAATTTAATTAGATTTTATCAATCCATATCAGGCTCGCCACGGTTGTTTATGTAACAATTTACAACAATGCGACTTGATATGGGTTCTTTGTTATAAGTAGCCGGGGTAAATATTTTGTCTTCGGTTAAAAGGATATTAGGATCAATGTTGATTGTGGCAGAATAAAAAGGTGCTTTGATCCTAAATTTGAAGTCAGCCACCCGCCCCATCGGGCTTATAAATAACTCCATTTCTACAGCTATTTTTTCGTATGCTTCCCCTCTTAGATCTTCCGGCATAGTAAAAAATTTCAGATAAGGCAAATAGCCAAAATACCTGCCTCCTATTTTGTAGGGCTTAGTAATAGTTACGCTGTCGTTAACAACTTTATCAATAATATATTTAAAATTGGAACGCTCTTCTTCCGGCAATTCAAAAAGCAGTTTACCGGCATCGTAATTATAAACCTGCGTTAGTTGTTGGGTTTTATTAAAGAAACGCCACAAGCCTATTCTTTTATCGTCCTTATAGCTACCCTGAGCAATTACCACTTTATTTTTGTAAAACGCCTGATACTGCCCCTGTTTTATTTGTTTATCGGCAGTAATAACGGTATTGTATTTTTCAGTTACAAAAGCGCTTATTTTGTTTTTACGCACCACCGCAGTTTGGGCAAAACAAACCTGTAAGCCACAAAACAGCACTATTAAAGTAAAATATTTGCCCACTTCGCTAATTTTTCTCAATATTATAACTTTATTATCTAATCACACAAACGCAAAACCCACAATTAAATTTTAGCATGTCTTCCCCAATTGATGTTCAGCCTTATAAACCGGTTAGTTTTTCAGAAACCGTGATCACCGAACTCATGATACCCTCCTATTCCAACTTCGGCGGAAAGATACATGGTGGTATATTATTATCATTAATGGACAAGGTAGCTTACGTATGCGCAGCAAAGCACGCAGGCAATTATTGTGTTACCGCATCAATTGATACCGTTGATTTTTTACAGCCGGTTGAGGTTGGCGAATTGGTTTCGCTTATGGCATCAGTTAATTATGTGGGTAAAACTTCTCTGGTGGTGGGCATCCGCGTTATATCCGAAAACATTAAAACCAATACCGTACAACACACTAACACCAGCTACTTTACCATGGTAGCTAAAGACGAAAGCAACAAACCAGTTATGATACCCGGCCTTATACTCCAAACCCGCGATCAGGTGCGAAGATTTATTGAGGCCAAGCGCCGTAAGGAGATCAAGCAAAGCTACAAACAGGAAGTTGATGCCATTGAGGTGCCTGATGAGTACGAACAATGCCGGGACCTGTTGGCCGGAGAACGTTGCTATGTAGCGCAATAACATCACATTAAAACTTTATACAAAGGAGGCATACAACAACGCCTCCTTTTTTATTGATTAGTAACCCGTTTATAATCAGATTATATACCTTTATCGAACCGATTATTTACTAAAACAACATCATGGTACGAAAGCTATTTTATTTGATGGCGCTTTTGTGTTGCACAGAATCTGGCTTATTGGCCCAGTCAATAGGCATATTTGAAGGACAAAGCAGAATTGGAGCAACAACAGGAAAAGCTGTTTATGAAGAACAGAGTCAAAATTACACACTGACAAGCGCTGGTGGCAACGCATCTGTCGAAGACGATCCAGCTTATTTTTTATGGCGTAAAATAAAAGGCGATTTTATAATTACTGCCAATGTTAAATTTATACCAACAGTAGCTGCTAACAGATACACAAAAATAGGTATGATGTTCAGGACGGGGCTTGATGATCATGCTAAATTTATTGATGTTGCCAAACGTGGTGGGCAAGCTGCCGCTATGCAGTACAAAACAACGGTAAGCGGCGAGGTCAAATCAAACGTATCCAATCCTGATGTTATGCAATTGGAACGCAGAGGAAATGTATTCAGAATGTGGGTAGCTAAGCAAGGTGATCCCTTTACAGTAGATTCAACAACAATTAACTATATTGAAGATGAAGGTTATGTTGGGATTTTCTACGTAGGAGCCAAAACAAAAGGCGCCGCCAAAGTGGTTTTTAGTAATGTTAGGATAACAGTTCCGGCCAAAGTGGGATTTAAACCTTACACCGATTATATAGGCAGCAATATTGAAATACTGGACCTTGCAACTAAAAACCGCAGGGTTATCTACCAATATAACAAATCTATCCAGGCTCCTAACTGGACACGCGATGGCAAAAAGCTGCTTTATAATCAGGATGACTTGTTATATACCTACGACCTGGCAACTAATAAGGCAACCCTGCTCAACACTGGCGACGTTAAGCGTAACAACAACGACCATGTTATCTCGTTCAACGGAAAAATGTTAGCCATAAGCAGCTTTGGCCCGCGGGGTGGGCCGGATAATGGGCGATCAATTGGTTATGTGGTGCCCATTACAGGTGGGCAACCAAAACGTATTACCACTATAGCGCCATCATACATTCATAGTTGGTCGCCTGATGATAAGGCAATTGTTTTTATGAGTACCCGGGATGGAAACTCAGATATCTACAGCGTGTCGCCGGAAGGCGGCTTGGAAACCCGTTTAACCACAGATCCCGCTTACGACGACGGATGTGAATACACGCCCGATGGTAAGTACATTTACTTTAATTCAGCACGCACCGGCCATATGCAAATATGGCGCATGAAGCCTGATGGTTCTGAACAAACACAGGTTACTCACAGCGAGTTTAATGACTGGTTTCCTCACATATCTCCTGATGGCAAGTGGATAGTTTACATCTCCTTTTTACAAAACGAGGTCGGCCCTGCAGATCATCCTTTTTATCGCCATGTTTATTTACAGCGCATGCCTGTAAACGGCGGTAAGCCGGAGGTGATTGCTTACCTGTATGGCGGTCAGGGTACCATCAACACACCGTCGTTCGCGCCAGACGGAAAGCACCTTGCTTTTGTAAGTAACACTGATCTTTTGTTTCCGTTATTTCCTATCGAATATCAAAAAAAATAGTATAATTGTTACTTTGCATTAGCTGTAAAAAAGCTTCACTTTGAGCATAAAGTGAAAACACTACATTTTACCAATTAAACGAATACTGAAACTAAAATGAAACTAAGACTTGGAATGGTTGGTGGCGGACAAGGTGCCTTTATTGGTGCTGTACATCGTATTGCCGCCCGTATTGATGACGATTATGAATTGGTTTGCGGTGCATTTAGCAGCAACGCAGAAAAATCAAAAGCAAGCGGTATAGCGCTGGGCATTGCAGCGGACAGAGCTTATGGCTCATATGAAGAACTGATTGAGAAAGAAAAACAACTTCCCGAAGATCAGCGTGTTCAGGTTATCAGCATTGTAACACCAAATCACGCGCACTTTGGCCCTACTAAAATGGCCTTAGAAAATGGTTTTCATGTTATATTGGATAAACCCATGACCTTTTCTTTGGAAGAAGCTAAAGAACTGGAAAAAGTTGTAGCAGCAAGCGATAAGTTATTTTGCTTGACCCATACTTACACCGGCTACCCAATGGTAAAAGAAGCTCGTCAGTTGGTACGTACCGGAAAATTAGGCACCATTCGTAAAGTATATGTTGAGTATCCGCAAGGTTGGTTAAGCAGCTTTTTAGAAGGTGGCGATAACAAACAGGCTTCATGGCGTACAGATCCGGGTAAAAGCGGTATTGCAGGTTGTATGGGCGATATAGGCACACATGCTTTCAACTTATGCGAATACATTACCGGTTTAGAAACTACTCAAATTTGTGCCGACCTGAATATTGTGGTTGAAGGCCGTAAGCTAGATGATGATGGTTCTGTTTTAATGAAGCTGAATAACGGTGCCAGCGTAGTGCTAACCGCATCACAAATAGCTATTGGCGAGGAAAATAACGTTAAGATCCGTGTTTACGGCGATAAGGCCGGTTTAGAGTGGGAACAATGGGATGCCAATACCCTTAAAGTTAAATATGCTGATAAACCTACTGAAATATGGCGTACAGGCGCTGGTTATGTAAGTTCGTTTGCCTCACACAACACGCGCACTCCGGGCGGCCACCCGGAAGGTTACCTGGAAGCCTTTGCCAATTTATATCACAACTTTGCCTTAACAATCAAAGCAGGATTAGAAGGTAAGGAGGCATCAGAAGAAGCACAAGATTTCCCTGGTGTTAAAGAAGGTTTACGTGGTATGGCGTTTATTGAAAACGTTATTGCTTCGGGCAAATCAGATGTTAAATGGACTAAATTTACTGTATAAAATTCTATGAAAACAATTAAAGGACCTGCTATATTTTTAGCACAGTTTTTAGGTGATAAACCGCCTTTTGACACTTTAGATGATATTTGTAAATGGGCTGCTGGTCTGGGTTTTAAAGGTGTGCAGATACCTACCTGGGCAGGTAACTATTTCGACTTGCAAAAAGCTGCTGAGAGCAAAACTTATGCTGATGAGATAAAAGGCAAAGTTGCCAGCTACGGCTTGGAAATAACCGAACTTTCCACCCACTTGCAAGGCCAGTTAGTGGCTGTACACCCGGCTTATGATGATCTGTTTGACGGATTTGCTCCGGCTGAATATCATAAAAACCCTAAAGCTCGTCAGGAATGGGCTGTGCAGCAATTAAAGTATGCTGCCAAAGCGTCTAACAACTTAGGCTTAAACGCTCACGTTACTTTTAGTGGCGCTTTGTTGTGGCCAACTGTTTACCCGTGGCCTCAGCGCCCTGCCGGTTTGGTAGAGACTGGTTTTACCGAGTTGGCTAACCGTTGGAAACCTATATTGGATGTATTCGACGAAAACGGCGTTGATGTTTGCTACGAAATTCACCCCGGTGAAGACCTGCATGACGGTATCAGCTATGAAATGTTCCTGGAGAAAGTGAACAACCATAGCCGTGCTAACTTACTGTATGATCCATCACACTTTGTGTTACAATGTCTTGATTATCTGGATTTTATTGATATTTACCATGAGCGTATCAAAATGTTCCACGTTAAGGATGCTGAGTTTAACCCAACCGGTCGCCAGGGCGTTTACGGCGGTTACCAAAACTGGGTTGAGCGCGCAGGACGCTTCCGTTCGTTAGGCGATGGTCAGGTTGATTTCAAATCAATATTCAGCAAAATGGCACAATATAACTTCGGCGGATGGGCTGTTATGGAGTGGGAATGTGCTATGAAACATCCGGAAGATGGTGCAAGAGAAGGCGCTATCTTTATCAAGGATCATATTATCCGCGTAACTGAGAAAGCGTTTGACGACTTTGCAGGTACCGGTTCTGATGAAGAATTTAATAAAAAAGTACTGGGAATTAGTTAATCAGATACTGGCTGGTCAGTGAGTAGTTTAAACAGAGCTACTCAACTGATCATTCTGACCAACTAATTATAAATTAATAAATAACTCAATTATAACCGATTATAAACCTAAAATTAAACTAAGAGAAATGCAAATTAATCGTCCACAATTATTTACAGCAAGTTGTCTTGCTTTGATGGTAACCGGTCTCTCCTTTGGCATACGTGCAGGGACGTTAGATACTATGGGTGCAGAGTTTAATCTAGACAAATCTCAATTGGCATCAATAGCTTCAACCGCTTTCACAGCATTTTCAGCGGTGATAGTGCTGGGCGCATTCATTGTAGACCTTATTGGAATGAAACGTCTGCTTGTTTTTGCCTTTTTGTTCCACCTTGCCGGTATAGCTCTTACAATTTTTGCTACCAGCTTTACGCAGTTGTATATTGGTACTCTACTTGTAGGTTTTGCAAACGGCACAATAGAGGCTGCATGTAATCCGTTAGTTGCAGGTTTATACACAGACAACAAAACAACCAAACTCAACCATTTTCACCTGTGGTTCCCAAGTGGCATTGTGATTGGAACGGTTGTAGTGTTCTTGCTTAATAAAATCGGTATTACAAGCTGGCAGGTTCAGGTTGGTACCATGCTTATACCTACTGCCATTTATGGCTTCTTGTTTTCTAAACTTGATTTCCCTGTAACTGAGCGCGTTGCTGCAGGCGTTAGCTACGGCGGCATGTTCAGAGCTGTTCTTAACCCGCTATTCATCTTTATGATAATTTGCATGGTTGGTACTGCAACAACAGAACTATTCACCGGCCAGTGGATCGACGTATTATTGAAAAATGTTTCTGACAACGCGCTATTGCTGTTAACGTTAGAGACCGGAGTAATGATTATAGGCAGAGCGTTTGCCAAGCCAATTCTTAAAAAAGTTACGCCTCAATTGCTATTATTAGTATCTGCAATCTTAGCCACACTAGGATTATTCATGTTTACAACGGTAACAGGTCCAATGCTTTATCTGGCCGCTCTTATATTTGGAATGGGTGTGTGCTTCTTCTGGCCAACTATGCTTGGTTTTGTAAATACGCACATTCCTGAAACCGGTGCATTAGGTTTGAACCTAATGGGTGGTGCAGGTATGTTTTCTGTAGGTATCTTCACCTTATTTATGGGAGATTATTACGATAAGATAGAAAAAAGTGCAGGCGGCGACCAACTTGCAGCCGGACATGCCGTACTTAATGCAACATTAATTATTCCAATAATATTGATTGTTGCATTTACCGGTTTGATCTTTTATATGAATGGCCGTAGTAAAAAGACAGCTGCTGCAGTTCAAGTATAATTTTCTAATAAACACAATAAAATAGC
It encodes:
- a CDS encoding TolB family protein, with translation MVRKLFYLMALLCCTESGLLAQSIGIFEGQSRIGATTGKAVYEEQSQNYTLTSAGGNASVEDDPAYFLWRKIKGDFIITANVKFIPTVAANRYTKIGMMFRTGLDDHAKFIDVAKRGGQAAAMQYKTTVSGEVKSNVSNPDVMQLERRGNVFRMWVAKQGDPFTVDSTTINYIEDEGYVGIFYVGAKTKGAAKVVFSNVRITVPAKVGFKPYTDYIGSNIEILDLATKNRRVIYQYNKSIQAPNWTRDGKKLLYNQDDLLYTYDLATNKATLLNTGDVKRNNNDHVISFNGKMLAISSFGPRGGPDNGRSIGYVVPITGGQPKRITTIAPSYIHSWSPDDKAIVFMSTRDGNSDIYSVSPEGGLETRLTTDPAYDDGCEYTPDGKYIYFNSARTGHMQIWRMKPDGSEQTQVTHSEFNDWFPHISPDGKWIVYISFLQNEVGPADHPFYRHVYLQRMPVNGGKPEVIAYLYGGQGTINTPSFAPDGKHLAFVSNTDLLFPLFPIEYQKK
- a CDS encoding MFS transporter; this translates as MQINRPQLFTASCLALMVTGLSFGIRAGTLDTMGAEFNLDKSQLASIASTAFTAFSAVIVLGAFIVDLIGMKRLLVFAFLFHLAGIALTIFATSFTQLYIGTLLVGFANGTIEAACNPLVAGLYTDNKTTKLNHFHLWFPSGIVIGTVVVFLLNKIGITSWQVQVGTMLIPTAIYGFLFSKLDFPVTERVAAGVSYGGMFRAVLNPLFIFMIICMVGTATTELFTGQWIDVLLKNVSDNALLLLTLETGVMIIGRAFAKPILKKVTPQLLLLVSAILATLGLFMFTTVTGPMLYLAALIFGMGVCFFWPTMLGFVNTHIPETGALGLNLMGGAGMFSVGIFTLFMGDYYDKIEKSAGGDQLAAGHAVLNATLIIPIILIVAFTGLIFYMNGRSKKTAAAVQV
- a CDS encoding Gfo/Idh/MocA family protein — its product is MKLRLGMVGGGQGAFIGAVHRIAARIDDDYELVCGAFSSNAEKSKASGIALGIAADRAYGSYEELIEKEKQLPEDQRVQVISIVTPNHAHFGPTKMALENGFHVILDKPMTFSLEEAKELEKVVAASDKLFCLTHTYTGYPMVKEARQLVRTGKLGTIRKVYVEYPQGWLSSFLEGGDNKQASWRTDPGKSGIAGCMGDIGTHAFNLCEYITGLETTQICADLNIVVEGRKLDDDGSVLMKLNNGASVVLTASQIAIGEENNVKIRVYGDKAGLEWEQWDANTLKVKYADKPTEIWRTGAGYVSSFASHNTRTPGGHPEGYLEAFANLYHNFALTIKAGLEGKEASEEAQDFPGVKEGLRGMAFIENVIASGKSDVKWTKFTV
- a CDS encoding sugar phosphate isomerase/epimerase family protein; this translates as MKTIKGPAIFLAQFLGDKPPFDTLDDICKWAAGLGFKGVQIPTWAGNYFDLQKAAESKTYADEIKGKVASYGLEITELSTHLQGQLVAVHPAYDDLFDGFAPAEYHKNPKARQEWAVQQLKYAAKASNNLGLNAHVTFSGALLWPTVYPWPQRPAGLVETGFTELANRWKPILDVFDENGVDVCYEIHPGEDLHDGISYEMFLEKVNNHSRANLLYDPSHFVLQCLDYLDFIDIYHERIKMFHVKDAEFNPTGRQGVYGGYQNWVERAGRFRSLGDGQVDFKSIFSKMAQYNFGGWAVMEWECAMKHPEDGAREGAIFIKDHIIRVTEKAFDDFAGTGSDEEFNKKVLGIS